The Hyperthermus butylicus DSM 5456 genome includes a region encoding these proteins:
- a CDS encoding ATP-binding protein, with protein sequence MLRYGPITARVAVLDTRLLASLAAVAITLALVLALGYPLQIPIAVAAVIVPLTTSSAVVSAIALIYLAVSSIVFALETLGDLSMQLLLYPVTPLIGREIQPELSLEVVFAAALTSTAALINLGLLAFFGVRYFRGVYVDEFMEKLSKHNLRDSLCKNPHQVLYLTTAYTLPLYATLKVIYATSRTPIFYDTTVLAVTPLVLIALSANAGAHETDKMAILPLEVLLAGVTTPIAPYTVLALIAALNLEELEAARTLEARRAEPIGYALAYLAKLPRRKYRIEGHIGAGYIYWWERLRKPIPYKPLLSRPIHALVTGVTGSGKTTLASRIIMAAIETHNDLAVVVIDPHGEYKAKLSDRIPLIHLDVSKISINPLDHMGFNPSERIVELVELFRKLFRLGPLQAELLEEALRLAYEAKGIMLEDPTTWNREPPTLRDLTQILARIARNDERGLRLLMHIRSLELSLFSGRTINPREMLRPGHVTIIDLSGTPSTVQQVLTVNTLLRRLYTYFKQRGQSDKLDFLIVIDEAHIFASRDVAGSIVGNYAAELRKYGVALLIITQQPNELDEMILANTLLRIVLRHDEPKVVKYLAQSLAVEVNEEHRAALELTLHIIKPGYAIIRDPEIRTPLLVRIDVEDLTRD encoded by the coding sequence TTGCTACGATACGGCCCAATTACCGCCAGGGTAGCTGTACTGGATACCAGGTTATTAGCATCGCTAGCAGCTGTAGCCATAACACTGGCACTAGTGTTAGCCTTAGGCTATCCCTTACAAATACCAATCGCAGTAGCAGCCGTAATAGTACCGCTAACAACAAGTTCAGCAGTAGTGTCAGCCATAGCTCTCATATACCTAGCCGTAAGTAGCATAGTATTTGCCCTTGAGACACTAGGAGACCTTAGCATGCAACTACTACTATACCCAGTGACACCGCTTATAGGTAGGGAAATTCAGCCCGAACTCTCCCTTGAAGTAGTATTTGCCGCGGCGCTAACTAGTACAGCAGCGTTAATCAATCTTGGACTCCTAGCCTTCTTTGGGGTAAGATACTTCAGGGGAGTATATGTTGATGAGTTCATGGAAAAACTGTCAAAACATAATCTGAGAGATAGCCTATGCAAGAATCCCCACCAAGTACTATATCTTACAACGGCCTATACACTACCACTATATGCAACACTGAAAGTAATCTACGCAACATCACGGACACCTATATTCTACGATACCACAGTATTGGCTGTAACCCCACTTGTGCTCATTGCCCTTTCAGCAAACGCCGGAGCACACGAAACAGACAAGATGGCTATACTACCGCTAGAAGTACTACTAGCAGGCGTAACGACACCTATAGCCCCTTATACAGTACTTGCGCTAATAGCAGCACTAAATCTGGAAGAGCTAGAGGCTGCACGCACACTGGAAGCCAGAAGAGCCGAACCTATAGGGTATGCGCTAGCATACCTAGCTAAGCTGCCAAGGAGAAAATATAGAATCGAAGGCCATATAGGCGCTGGCTATATCTACTGGTGGGAAAGGCTACGTAAGCCGATACCCTACAAGCCATTACTCTCAAGACCTATACATGCATTGGTGACAGGAGTAACGGGCTCGGGCAAAACTACACTAGCGTCAAGAATTATAATGGCTGCAATAGAAACACACAATGACCTTGCCGTAGTGGTAATAGATCCTCATGGCGAGTACAAAGCAAAACTATCAGATAGAATACCACTAATACACCTCGATGTAAGCAAGATATCAATAAACCCCCTTGATCATATGGGGTTTAACCCATCGGAGCGTATTGTAGAACTCGTAGAGCTATTTAGGAAGCTGTTTAGGCTTGGCCCCTTACAAGCAGAACTCCTCGAGGAAGCACTTAGACTAGCCTATGAAGCTAAGGGAATCATGCTTGAAGACCCTACAACCTGGAATAGGGAGCCACCAACACTTAGGGACTTAACACAAATTCTCGCGAGAATAGCACGAAACGACGAGCGTGGCCTAAGACTGCTAATGCATATACGCAGTCTCGAACTGAGCCTCTTTAGCGGTAGAACGATTAACCCCCGAGAGATGCTGAGGCCAGGTCACGTAACGATAATTGATTTATCAGGGACACCCTCCACAGTGCAACAAGTACTTACAGTAAATACACTTCTAAGACGCCTATATACGTATTTCAAGCAGCGGGGTCAATCAGACAAGCTTGACTTCCTAATAGTGATAGATGAGGCACACATATTTGCATCAAGAGATGTTGCTGGCAGCATAGTGGGAAACTATGCAGCAGAATTGAGAAAATACGGCGTAGCCCTACTCATAATCACGCAACAACCCAATGAACTAGACGAAATGATCCTTGCAAACACGCTGCTTCGAATAGTACTGAGGCATGATGAGCCCAAAGTAGTAAAGTATCTTGCACAAAGTCTTGCAGTTGAAGTAAACGAGGAACACCGAGCTGCTCTAGAGCTAACACTGCATATAATCAAGCCAGGCTATGCTATCATACGTGATCCTGAAATTAGAACACCACTTCTTGTAAGGATAGACGTAGAAGATCTTACCCGCGATTAG
- a CDS encoding DEAD/DEAH box helicase translates to MPRGFGQTSVQGAFRLLHPVLRAVLPRYGYIRPTEIQEKAIPLILRGNHVLIVAPTGSGKTEAALLPAMSSILPMRGFTGKIYVVYITPLRSLNRDIFARMKSLASSVGLRLEVRHGDSTELEKRRFLENPPHIMITTPESFYFLLSVEKFREAISELKYVIVDEVHELVGDKRGAELSLALERAISLYVKGKVQLVGLSATVAEPELVVRKLFGSRYVRIVEASMARKYNVGVVLPSRDNTVNGLELSEFNEELYEDTIDRIAYIANVIREKGSVIVFTNTRDTAELIGALLKKVLGENSIEVHHGSLSREHRLSIEERFRKGEIAALVATSSLELGIDIGHVGYVVQYLSPRQVVKLVQRVGRARHRAGEAAAGVVVASRNLFDVLESAVIAARTSRGNLEKLKPPHAPLDALVHQVAGTVIENPGIDIGKLYLLVTRSGFYEGLDFDEFMAVLSYMEHAGIIRIRDGKLYPGRKCMSYYFNSTMITESIQYPVYDVVSGKRIGLLDEEFVASLDVGEKFVLAGRVWEVVGFDENGVRVKPSSEDRLIPPAWEGDLIPVEHNVAREVASILRRFGEGHTEVLDMYPLSDTARRYVGEKLLQAMRELGFLPHDRRILVEHYGDTYVVYVFLGSRGNKSLEYLLAYYISQIKGYNVLSASTPYAIVLKLPERSEPGLVEMVIKRLAELPPSTLEEMYVEAVKKSRLYSWILYRVAQRAGALPASRRARDPSMLKRVVAQLANTILGVEALREFENRKGNLEVVKALLRDVGKGYVLISTVSRRNPSPLTEDIISEALFSDRVVRTQMPATLVAEAVKRRIKARQVILICLVCGYKWQRRVSELPQEIKCPNCSSKLVYVTTVEEKARDASMLAMKRKRVGLSRSENKRMREYIEVANLVMDYGRYAVEALVARGVGVSTARRVLQKLVFSEDAFYKALVEAEAKYYKYAYKLRKK, encoded by the coding sequence TTGCCCAGGGGTTTTGGCCAGACCAGTGTACAGGGCGCGTTTAGGCTACTGCACCCCGTGCTTAGAGCGGTACTCCCTAGGTACGGGTATATAAGGCCGACAGAGATCCAGGAGAAGGCTATACCGCTCATACTTCGTGGGAACCATGTACTTATTGTTGCTCCTACAGGTAGTGGTAAGACTGAGGCTGCACTCCTCCCTGCTATGAGTTCCATCCTGCCTATGCGCGGGTTTACCGGGAAGATATATGTGGTTTACATTACGCCTCTCCGTAGCTTAAACCGTGACATCTTTGCGAGAATGAAATCGCTCGCTTCAAGTGTTGGACTTAGGCTTGAAGTACGGCATGGTGATAGTACGGAGCTCGAGAAGAGGAGATTTCTCGAGAATCCGCCGCACATAATGATTACTACGCCTGAATCATTCTATTTCCTGCTTAGCGTTGAGAAGTTTAGGGAGGCGATAAGCGAGCTTAAGTACGTTATAGTTGATGAGGTACACGAACTCGTTGGGGACAAGAGAGGTGCTGAGCTGAGCCTAGCGCTTGAACGTGCTATATCACTCTATGTTAAGGGTAAGGTACAACTTGTAGGGCTTTCTGCAACTGTTGCCGAGCCTGAGCTTGTTGTCCGTAAACTCTTTGGCTCTAGGTATGTTCGCATTGTTGAGGCTAGTATGGCAAGAAAGTATAATGTAGGAGTGGTTTTGCCTAGCAGGGACAATACTGTTAATGGACTCGAACTCTCGGAGTTTAACGAAGAGCTTTACGAGGATACAATTGATCGTATTGCGTATATAGCGAATGTTATACGTGAGAAAGGATCGGTCATAGTATTCACTAATACGCGTGACACGGCTGAGCTTATAGGCGCTCTCCTAAAGAAGGTTCTAGGCGAGAATAGTATTGAAGTGCATCATGGGAGCCTTAGCAGGGAACACAGACTGTCCATAGAGGAAAGGTTTCGCAAAGGCGAGATAGCGGCTCTAGTTGCTACTTCTAGTCTCGAACTAGGCATAGACATCGGTCATGTTGGCTATGTTGTACAATACCTATCACCTAGGCAGGTTGTTAAACTCGTTCAGCGTGTTGGCCGTGCGCGTCATCGCGCTGGGGAGGCTGCGGCGGGTGTTGTTGTAGCTTCGCGTAATCTTTTCGACGTATTAGAGTCTGCAGTTATAGCTGCCAGAACTAGTAGAGGTAACCTTGAAAAGCTTAAGCCTCCGCATGCGCCGCTTGATGCCCTTGTGCACCAGGTTGCTGGTACCGTCATAGAAAACCCTGGTATAGACATCGGCAAGCTATACCTTCTAGTGACGAGGAGCGGATTCTATGAGGGCCTAGATTTTGACGAGTTTATGGCAGTACTCTCCTACATGGAGCATGCTGGGATAATCCGCATACGTGACGGCAAGCTCTATCCGGGGAGAAAGTGTATGAGCTATTACTTCAACTCAACAATGATAACGGAAAGCATTCAGTATCCAGTATATGATGTGGTTAGCGGTAAGAGGATAGGACTACTTGATGAAGAGTTTGTGGCTTCGCTCGATGTTGGCGAGAAGTTTGTGCTCGCAGGAAGAGTTTGGGAGGTTGTAGGCTTTGACGAAAACGGGGTTCGTGTTAAGCCTTCTAGCGAGGATAGACTCATACCCCCCGCATGGGAGGGCGATCTCATACCTGTAGAGCATAACGTTGCTAGAGAGGTTGCTAGTATTCTCCGTAGATTCGGAGAGGGGCACACGGAAGTTCTGGACATGTACCCTCTTAGCGATACGGCACGCCGCTACGTTGGTGAAAAGCTCCTACAGGCTATGCGTGAACTAGGATTTCTACCGCACGATAGAAGGATACTTGTAGAACACTATGGTGATACTTATGTTGTCTATGTTTTCCTTGGCAGTAGGGGTAACAAGTCGTTAGAATACCTCCTAGCCTACTACATATCGCAAATTAAGGGTTACAACGTATTATCGGCAAGTACACCTTACGCGATTGTGCTTAAGCTTCCAGAACGCAGTGAACCAGGACTCGTAGAGATGGTTATCAAGAGGCTAGCAGAGCTACCGCCCAGCACATTAGAGGAAATGTATGTTGAAGCCGTAAAGAAGAGCAGGCTATACAGCTGGATACTATACCGTGTAGCTCAGCGTGCTGGTGCTCTCCCTGCATCAAGGAGGGCACGTGACCCCTCAATGCTAAAGAGGGTCGTAGCTCAACTCGCCAACACGATACTTGGTGTTGAAGCCCTAAGAGAATTCGAGAATAGGAAAGGCAATCTAGAAGTTGTCAAGGCTCTGCTTCGAGATGTCGGGAAGGGTTATGTTCTAATAAGCACCGTGTCAAGGCGTAATCCTTCACCGTTGACGGAAGACATTATCTCCGAGGCACTTTTTAGCGATAGGGTTGTAAGAACCCAGATGCCAGCAACACTTGTTGCAGAAGCCGTTAAGAGGCGTATCAAAGCGAGACAGGTTATACTCATATGTCTGGTCTGTGGCTACAAGTGGCAGCGTAGGGTATCCGAGCTGCCTCAAGAGATAAAGTGTCCAAATTGTTCATCAAAACTAGTCTACGTTACAACCGTTGAGGAAAAAGCTAGAGATGCCAGCATGCTAGCTATGAAGCGTAAACGTGTTGGACTATCGCGAAGCGAGAATAAGAGGATGCGCGAGTACATCGAGGTTGCAAATCTAGTAATGGACTATGGCAGGTATGCTGTAGAGGCGTTGGTTGCTCGTGGTGTAGGTGTTTCAACGGCGAGGCGTGTATTGCAAAAACTTGTATTTAGCGAGGATGCCTTCTATAAGGCTCTTGTAGAGGCTGAAGCAAAGTATTACAAGTATGCGTATAAGCTTAGGAAGAAATAG
- the cedA1 gene encoding DNA import protein CedA1, which produces MADITEFINMLTIRIVSIAWGLFLLAWSIGWLLKGAPIPFARLKRTGQDLVEDAVWAAFWLAVGSSIFALISYVVSNVAPNPTVPQP; this is translated from the coding sequence ATGGCGGACATAACGGAATTCATAAACATGTTGACCATTAGGATAGTGAGCATTGCTTGGGGCTTGTTCCTCCTAGCATGGAGTATCGGCTGGCTACTCAAGGGCGCACCGATCCCGTTTGCACGGCTCAAACGGACAGGACAAGACCTCGTAGAGGATGCAGTATGGGCTGCCTTTTGGCTTGCTGTGGGCTCCTCAATATTTGCACTAATATCCTACGTAGTTAGCAATGTCGCTCCAAACCCTACCGTTCCACAGCCCTAG
- a CDS encoding type IV secretory system conjugative DNA transfer family protein gives MDPVSLIVVAAGATAILVNMLNSRGLISLGVGFTRKLSMHNNSHCVGSRSECLVGIAVTGTECIMSIFMRGVLEKVMSLENICGVIVLGRKVDYNAATRLLESKLIMYQVELERNPANTRAKRMLELLEAIRSEINKYRDPVNLQLVFLVCKSHSGAEIAAVLKPLKSMLQPYRCKISLTSISLGGNFPRRGGTVLSGSKALRELGRVALPLSILEFARESQLSIPIGVDLLAGGFPIFLPIHDEYGARHTLVVGPSGRGKTYLLGRIVALVLALLPHRVVVVDPKGDLAGLIDSFCGCSEVVEVIDDSDEEYLSRIVHDKVRELLERSRYAVLVVDEAWRLAGSHALNVALREGRSRGLAVIMASQQPGDFTTTHWANTSNVIVFGSKDRSYISLVARYSGIEPRSLEHLTHLDIGEALIRYSNTSIAIPFRVLEPPLITVKRPP, from the coding sequence ATGGATCCGGTCTCGCTCATCGTAGTTGCTGCTGGGGCTACAGCTATACTAGTAAACATGCTCAACAGCCGAGGCCTCATATCATTGGGAGTGGGATTTACGAGAAAACTATCCATGCACAACAATAGTCATTGCGTGGGTAGCAGATCCGAGTGCCTGGTTGGTATAGCTGTTACTGGAACCGAGTGCATAATGTCTATCTTTATGCGCGGTGTCTTGGAGAAGGTGATGTCTCTAGAGAATATTTGTGGTGTGATAGTCCTTGGCCGCAAAGTAGATTATAATGCTGCTACCAGGTTACTAGAATCAAAGCTAATAATGTACCAGGTTGAGCTTGAGAGAAATCCAGCCAATACACGTGCAAAGAGAATGCTTGAGCTCCTAGAAGCTATTAGATCTGAAATAAACAAGTATAGGGATCCGGTGAACCTGCAACTCGTATTCCTCGTCTGCAAGTCGCATAGTGGTGCAGAGATAGCAGCTGTGCTTAAGCCACTAAAGTCAATGTTACAGCCATATCGCTGCAAAATATCCCTAACCAGCATATCACTTGGGGGAAATTTTCCAAGACGTGGAGGGACAGTATTATCTGGCAGTAAGGCTCTGAGGGAACTTGGCAGAGTAGCCTTACCACTTAGTATTTTAGAGTTTGCACGTGAATCGCAGCTATCAATACCTATAGGTGTTGACCTACTTGCAGGTGGCTTCCCAATATTTCTCCCAATCCACGACGAGTATGGCGCTAGACACACGCTCGTAGTGGGTCCATCTGGTCGAGGCAAGACATATCTACTTGGAAGAATTGTAGCACTAGTACTAGCGTTGCTTCCGCATCGCGTAGTGGTGGTTGACCCGAAGGGAGACCTAGCTGGCCTCATAGACTCTTTTTGTGGTTGCAGTGAAGTGGTAGAGGTCATTGATGATAGCGATGAAGAATACTTGTCAAGAATAGTACATGACAAAGTCAGAGAGCTACTTGAGCGCAGTCGTTACGCGGTGCTGGTTGTTGATGAAGCTTGGAGACTCGCTGGATCCCATGCACTAAACGTAGCTCTTCGCGAGGGTAGAAGCAGGGGGTTAGCAGTTATCATGGCTTCGCAGCAGCCTGGAGACTTTACGACAACACACTGGGCAAATACTAGCAATGTAATAGTATTTGGTTCAAAGGATAGAAGCTATATCAGCCTAGTAGCGAGGTACAGCGGTATAGAGCCTAGGTCGCTAGAACACCTTACACACCTAGATATCGGCGAGGCATTGATAAGGTATAGCAATACGAGTATCGCAATACCCTTCCGGGTTCTTGAACCACCACTGATAACAGTTAAGAGGCCTCCCTAG
- a CDS encoding 50S ribosomal protein L2, with protein MGKRLIVQRRGKGSPLYRSRPWLHPAPARYPPLTPVTLRGRVVELVHDPGRWVPLAHIVLENGDEFYIPAAEGMYVGQIIEIGPDARPVNGNILPVGKIPEGTQVYNIEIRPGDGGKLVRAYGTYAIILGRSGNKTIIQLPSGKVKEVPNDARATIGIVAGAGRLEKPLLKAGAAYYKWSAKPHVWPRVRGVAMNAVNHPHGGGSHQSPSFPTTVSRNAPPGRKVGHIAARSTGRRKR; from the coding sequence ATGGGTAAGCGGCTAATAGTACAGCGTAGAGGTAAGGGCTCTCCACTATACAGAAGCCGGCCATGGCTGCACCCGGCCCCAGCAAGGTATCCGCCACTAACACCTGTAACGCTACGCGGCAGAGTCGTAGAACTAGTCCACGACCCTGGTAGATGGGTTCCACTAGCACATATAGTGCTAGAAAACGGGGATGAATTCTACATCCCAGCAGCTGAGGGCATGTATGTTGGCCAGATAATAGAGATAGGTCCTGATGCCAGGCCGGTGAATGGTAACATACTACCGGTAGGCAAGATACCGGAGGGTACCCAGGTATATAATATTGAAATAAGGCCTGGTGATGGCGGAAAGCTCGTCAGAGCCTATGGCACCTACGCAATAATCCTTGGGCGCAGCGGAAACAAGACGATAATACAACTGCCAAGCGGTAAGGTAAAGGAAGTACCAAACGATGCAAGAGCGACAATAGGCATAGTGGCAGGTGCAGGTAGGCTCGAAAAGCCGCTGCTCAAGGCTGGTGCAGCTTACTACAAGTGGAGTGCCAAGCCACACGTGTGGCCACGCGTACGCGGCGTAGCAATGAACGCTGTCAACCACCCACACGGTGGTGGCAGCCACCAGAGCCCAAGCTTCCCAACAACGGTATCCCGTAATGCGCCACCAGGCCGCAAGGTAGGCCACATAGCAGCACGCTCAACGGGCAGGAGGAAGAGGTAA
- a CDS encoding 30S ribosomal protein S19, with protein sequence MVQTQLRLDEEMKKWLETLPPEWKKFRYRGYTLEELLAMPMDQFIKLLPARQRRSLLRGLTDAQRRLLWKIRKARQKMLQGKKVVVKTHVRDMIILPEMVGLTIAVYNGKEFIPVKITPEMIGHYLGEFSPTCKQVQHGEPGLKATRSTLHVALK encoded by the coding sequence ATGGTCCAGACACAGCTAAGGCTCGATGAGGAAATGAAGAAGTGGCTTGAAACACTGCCACCAGAGTGGAAGAAGTTCCGCTACCGTGGCTACACGCTAGAAGAACTACTGGCAATGCCCATGGATCAGTTCATAAAGCTCCTACCAGCAAGGCAGCGCCGCAGCTTGCTAAGAGGTCTAACAGACGCGCAGCGCCGCCTCCTCTGGAAGATTAGGAAGGCAAGGCAGAAGATGCTCCAGGGCAAGAAGGTTGTAGTGAAGACGCATGTCAGGGACATGATTATACTTCCAGAAATGGTTGGTCTTACAATAGCCGTCTACAATGGCAAAGAGTTCATACCAGTAAAGATAACCCCAGAAATGATAGGCCACTATCTAGGCGAGTTCAGTCCAACATGCAAGCAGGTACAGCACGGCGAGCCAGGCCTAAAGGCTACAAGGAGCACGCTGCACGTAGCCCTCAAGTAG
- a CDS encoding class I SAM-dependent methyltransferase, whose translation MASRKEMMRLKYNITCANYDELYGEEQREKYECTLRKTPGIKGIILDDGCGTALFVEFLKEKNMIKTIKSYICLDLTPCMLDKARERIERLNIGHIIDLVEADAEHIPLRSKSVDYTFSFTVIDLLEDIKQGVNEIDRVTRIRAYVSSLKKASNTMIKPAAKKYGLTLCETSKDIVFMRETKSSAG comes from the coding sequence GTGGCATCTAGAAAGGAGATGATGAGGCTTAAATATAACATTACTTGTGCAAACTATGATGAGCTATATGGGGAGGAGCAGCGAGAAAAGTATGAGTGTACACTACGCAAAACCCCAGGAATAAAAGGGATAATCCTTGACGATGGATGTGGAACGGCATTGTTTGTCGAGTTTCTCAAAGAGAAGAACATGATAAAAACAATCAAGTCCTACATCTGTCTAGACTTAACACCTTGTATGCTAGACAAGGCTAGAGAGAGAATAGAGAGGCTCAATATAGGCCATATCATCGACCTAGTAGAGGCTGATGCTGAACACATACCTCTCAGAAGCAAGTCGGTAGACTACACGTTCTCATTCACGGTAATAGACCTGCTCGAGGACATAAAGCAAGGCGTAAATGAGATAGACCGTGTGACAAGAATCAGAGCCTACGTGTCAAGTCTAAAGAAGGCGAGCAACACCATGATAAAGCCGGCAGCAAAGAAGTATGGATTAACACTCTGCGAAACCAGCAAGGACATAGTATTTATGCGAGAAACGAAAAGCTCAGCTGGTTGA
- a CDS encoding AAA family ATPase encodes MERDVEKELLYRLGLGESSGRESSAVDIEGKVRQIYGQLVAEYSGKPVRNPYEIQRLLRDRYKLLVSENLVKLVVAAFLAGRPVLFEGPPGTGKTEIAEAILTLWAGKQAFIITCSENYDEYRVIGDFHPLMALRYGFNEASFIPRPLLAALILDAGVLVDEIRRSSEELQNLLLDIIDKRRIIVPEIRRVFRARGIGFQMIFTSNPEDFAQNELSDAFLRRVVRIPFRYPSPEEEAEIVRLRYDVEVELEPSLLKAMIMTVNILREKAAYKPGPSDTVLWARIAGRLAKLRGANKVEMRDVVEAAVITLYKRVGEEDIVDEALEKVFGQKPG; translated from the coding sequence GTGGAAAGGGATGTTGAGAAGGAGTTACTCTACAGGCTGGGGCTCGGCGAGAGTAGCGGGAGGGAGTCTTCTGCTGTTGATATTGAGGGGAAGGTCAGGCAGATCTATGGCCAGCTGGTAGCAGAGTATAGTGGCAAGCCTGTTCGAAACCCCTATGAGATACAGAGGCTTCTCCGCGATCGCTACAAGCTGCTCGTGAGCGAGAACTTGGTAAAGCTTGTTGTAGCAGCATTTCTAGCAGGGAGGCCGGTCCTTTTCGAAGGGCCCCCAGGTACTGGTAAGACGGAGATAGCTGAAGCCATACTAACACTGTGGGCGGGAAAACAAGCATTCATAATAACGTGTAGCGAGAACTACGACGAGTATAGGGTTATAGGAGACTTCCACCCACTCATGGCACTAAGATATGGATTTAACGAGGCGAGTTTTATTCCAAGACCCTTGCTTGCAGCCCTAATACTTGATGCTGGTGTTCTAGTAGACGAGATAAGACGTAGTAGCGAGGAGCTTCAGAACCTCCTACTAGACATCATTGATAAGCGGCGTATAATAGTGCCGGAGATACGTAGAGTGTTTAGGGCTAGAGGTATCGGGTTCCAGATGATATTTACCAGCAACCCCGAGGACTTTGCTCAGAATGAGCTGAGCGATGCCTTCCTAAGGCGTGTTGTAAGAATACCGTTTAGATACCCATCACCCGAGGAGGAGGCGGAAATAGTGAGGCTGAGATATGACGTAGAAGTGGAACTCGAACCAAGCTTACTCAAGGCCATGATAATGACCGTAAACATTCTACGCGAAAAGGCAGCCTATAAGCCAGGTCCCTCGGATACTGTTCTCTGGGCAAGAATTGCTGGTAGGCTCGCAAAGCTACGTGGTGCGAATAAGGTAGAGATGCGGGACGTTGTTGAGGCAGCAGTAATAACGTTGTATAAGCGTGTAGGGGAGGAGGACATAGTTGATGAAGCACTCGAAAAAGTTTTTGGGCAAAAACCAGGGTGA